GCCAAGCTCCGCTGCACGGAGCGCCGATGCAGTGTCGGTGGTGAAGTACGGGTTGCCGGTTCCCCCCGCAAGTATGACGACCCGGCCTTTTTCCATGTGGCGGATTGCGCGACGACGGATGAACGGCTCGGCGATCTGGTGCATCTCGAGCGCTGTCTGAACCCGAGTGGGTGTTCCGAGGTGTTCCAGTGCATCCTGCAACGCAAGAGCATTCTGGACGGTAGCCAGCATGCCCATGTAGTCCGCCGTCGCGCGATCCATACCTGTCGTGCTAGCCTCAAGACCGCGCCAGATGTTGCCGCCACCGATCACGATGGCGATCTGGGTGCCGGCTTTGTGAACCTCGCGAATGTGGTTTGCGAGGGTGGAGACGACCTTTGGGTCTATCCCATACCCCCGCTCGCCCTCGAGCGCCTCGCCGGACAGTTTCAGGACAACACGGTTGTAACGCTGTCGTTGGCAAGACCGCTCAGTCATTATTCGTCGGCCGTATCGGCATCGCCCGACATTTCGCCGAGCTCGAAGCGCGCGAAGCGACGGACGATGATGTTCTCACCGATCGTCGCGATCGCATCCTGCACCAGGTTGCCGACGTTGCGCTTGGGATCCCGAATCGAGGGTTGAGTCAACAGCACCTTCGCTTCGAGGAAGTGCTTCTCGTCGCCAAATTCCTCGACTCCAGCGAAGCGCGCGTCTGCCGGCACGTCCTCATTGTTGATC
The Thermomicrobiales bacterium genome window above contains:
- the pyrH gene encoding UMP kinase, whose amino-acid sequence is MTERSCQRQRYNRVVLKLSGEALEGERGYGIDPKVVSTLANHIREVHKAGTQIAIVIGGGNIWRGLEASTTGMDRATADYMGMLATVQNALALQDALEHLGTPTRVQTALEMHQIAEPFIRRRAIRHMEKGRVVILAGGTGNPYFTTDTASALRAAELGAEAILMAKNGTDGVYSADPRIDPTAVRYDVLTYQDVLERNLRIMDAAAVALCRDNNLPIIVFDVQEGGNIQRAAQGEPVGTLICSSPDPV